The sequence GGCAATTTGGCAACCGAGTCCAGCATCTCGTCGTTCAGCGTCACGTAGCGAAACTCCAAATGATCGATCGATGACAAATCGCCGATGACCTTCAGCGTTTCTTCGTCCAGCTCGCCGTACAGCAAGGACAGTGTTTTCAGGTCAGGCATCTGCACAACGCCACGAAGGACGTCCGGGCGAATCGCAGATCCTTCGACGCGGGCGTACTCGATCTTGTCGACCCAACGCAGCAACTGCAGCAGAGAGTCGTCGCCTTGAAATGCGTCGCTGATTTCGACCACGCTGGCCAGTTCTTTGCGGGCTCCGTAGACAAATTCCTGGATGCCGATCAAAGCACCTTGCAGCGAAAGCGTTTGAACCGTTTGAACTCGGCGGACTTGCGTGATTTCCTCGACGGCCATGGTCGCTCGTTCGCCACGGCTGCCTCCCATCGTGGAAAGTTGCAGCAATGTTTCCCATGGATCGGGCGTGTTGGGATCACGCGTTGCCAATTTCGGCTGGCCCCGTTCGCCTTCGATGATCGGGCTGTTCACCGCGATGGCGTGCAGGATTCGAATCGCTCGCTGAGTCGTCTCGAGATCGCCTCGCTCCAGGACTTCGACCAGTGGATCGATCGCAGCCGGGCCCGCATTGAGCAACCATTCCGTGGCGTTTTCGCGTCGCAGGTAAGAATCGCTGGACAAGCTTTCAATTTGAGCGGCAATTTCTTCCGGTGGCTGAGCCACGGCGACCGAAGCGACGAGCGACAGACAAATCAAGCCGGTAATTCGGGTGCTTTGGCGAATCGAGCAGGCGGGATGCATGGGCCAGTGGGTCGTGGAGAGAGCCGGAATTCGCAGGATAAAAGCGGCGATGTTACCGTTGACACACTCGGCAGGGTGTCCCGCACGAGGTCATCAACGTATTCTACCGAAAATCGAGATGAACGCACGCGTCGATCGGTCCAACGGATGTCCTCTCTCGGGTCGCGAAATTTGTTTTGCCGGCGAGGGTCAGGACGTAGCAGGCGGCTGTTTCGGTTGTTTCGAAGGCTCGTTCAACAGTCCCCTCTCACCCCCAGGCAACATCGCGGGTCACGGTTCGCTTCCACTGGCGATCCGCCGTGCACCGCGTGGAATAGTGGAGTGGATTGGTGGAGATGGGCAGAGCCACGTGTTGGCCCGAAAGGTCCTTTGACCCGAGTGGTCCTTCGAAATGATCGAGACGGAAAGTTGGCAGGCCCGGTGTGTTTTCATCGCCCCATCCTCCCCCATCCGACTTGTCACTGGAGAATCACTAAATGTTGTCACGCGTGTTGGTTGTCGTTTTCTTGCTCGCTTGGATTGTGGGAGGCCCGATGGCGGGACCAACCTCGTCCAAGTTGATGGCACAAGACGAGGTGGCGGAAACCGCTACGGAAGAAACCTCGTCGGTGGAAGCGGCGGAGGAGCCTGCTGCAACGGAAGAACCGGAAGCTGAAGCCGCAGAAGCCCCGACCTTGGAAAGCTTGCAGGCCGGTGTGGACGAAGCGAAGTTGGCCGGCCACAACGGTTGGATGCTGGTGTGCTGTGCTCTTGTGTTGTTCATGACCGCACCCGGCTTGGCCATGTTCTACGGCGGATTGGTCCGACGCAAAAACGTGCTGAGCGTGATGATGCAGTGCATCTTCCTGATGGGCATGATGACTGTCCTCTGGGCACTGTATGGTTATTCGTTCGCGTTTGGTGGCTCCGGCGGCTGGTTCGGCAACACCGAATACCTGTTCATGAACGGTGTGCAGCGTTATTGGGACGACGCAGCGGGTGCGCCCGTCACGCCGATGGAAGGTTCGATGACGCGAATGACTCACATGTTGTTCCAAGGCATGTTTTTCATCATTACCCCGGCACTGATCTGCGGTGCGTTCGCCGAGCGGATGAAGTTCAGCGCGATGGTCGTGTTCTCAATCCTCTGGGGCACCTTGATCTACTGCCCACTGACCCACTGGGTTTGGGACGAAGGCCCGCTGTCGTATTTCGCGGGTGACGAGGCCATCTTGGGTGGTGCACTCGATTTCGCCGGCGGCACGGTGGTTCACATCAGCAGCGGGATCTCCGCGTTGGTGGCGGCTTTGTTGATCGGGCCTCGCATGGGTTATCCCCGCGAACCTTTGCAACCACACAACTTGACCTACACCGCGCTTGGTGCGGCCATGTTGTGGGTTGGTTGGTTCGGCTTCAACGCGGGCAGCGAATTGGCGTCGGATGATTTGACCAGCAGTGCCTTTGCCGTGACTCACTTTTCGGCCGCCGCAGGAGCCGTCGCTTGGGTGATGCTCGAATGGTTGGTGCTTGGAAAGCCAACGGTCCTGGGTGCCAGCAGTGGTGCGGTTGCCGGTTTGGTTTGCATCACGCCCGCCGCAGGTTTTGTGCAGCCGATGCCAGCCCTGATCATGGGTGCTTTGGCTGGAGCCGTTTGCTACTGGGCGTGCTCAACCTTGAAGCACAAACTGCGTTACGACGATGCGTTGGATGCCTTCGGCGTCCACGGTGTCGGCGGAACGCTGGGTGCAATTTTGACCGGTGTCTTTACAACGCGGGCAACCTGGGACGTCAGCAACGGTCAACCAATCGGCTTGATCGAATCCGGAGGCGACATGACTTTGGTCATCGGCCAAATCGCTGCGGTGGTGGTGACGTATGTGTTTGCCGGCGTGGGAAGCTTGATCTTGCTCAAGCTGATCGATGTCGTCATCGGCTTGCGAGTTCCCGCCGAAAGCGAACAACGTGGCTTGGATATCTCCGACCACGGCGAAGAAGGCTATCAATTCGCTTGATCGCTGTTTGACTGGCCAACTGGGCATTCTCTCAGCTGGCTGATCTAAAAAAGACGCGAAACGCCCGAGTGCTCACGTGCTCGGGCGTTTTCCTTTGGATGATTCGGATCGGAAGCTGTGGCCAAACCAAACGTGGCTAGAGGGACCACGCAGCATGGACCACGCGGCAATAATCGGCGGCTTACCAAGCAAAGAAAGGCCACGGGCCGGCGTGATTTGCCTGAGGTGGCATCTCGATGAAGCCATCGGTCAATGCGAGCGACGCCAAATCACCTGAGCCCTGTCCAATCACCAATTCCGCAACGCCTGGCTCCACCAGACGGACGCCGCGCATCCAGTGCAGCGGAAGTGTTTTTGGGCCGAGCTCTCGCAACGTGACATGACTCGCGCGCTCTTGCCAATATTGAATGCCCGCCATCTTTTGGATCAGCGGCATGGCAAACCGGCGAGCCCCCATCGTCGCACTGACAGGATTGCCGGGCAGTCCCAAGATCAAGGTGGATGCGGTGTCGCCTGAATGAACCGCACCCAGAATCGGTTTGCCGGGACGCAACGGCAATTTGTGGAAAACGATCTCGGCTCCGACTTCACGCAGGATTCTGGGAACGTAGTCGTAGTCTCCCATGGAAACGCCACCGGTCATCAGAACGACGTCGTTTCGCGAGATGGCTTGTTCGACAGCGGCCCTCAGCGTTTCAGGTTCATCCACCGCGTGACTTGGTTCGCCAACGTCAATGAAAGGGCGGTTGGCCAGCAAACCAAGCAAGGCAGACGCGTTGCTGTTGCGGATCTTCCATGGCGGCAAGTCTTGCGTGTCCGCACCTTCCAGTTCGTCTCCCGTCGTGAGAATTCCAACACGCACCGGACGATGAAGGCAGCATTCCTGGACGCCAAAATTCGTCAATGCGGCCAATCGCGGTGAAGTCAGCTCCAACCCAGAAGGCACGGCGACGGAGCCTTCCGAAAGGTTCTCGCCTTGTCGCCGAATGTTGGCTCCGGCGGGAATGGTGCGGGCGATGTCACGCCAGCGAACGGTGCCCAGATTGGCGGTTGCCGCATTGCTGATGGTCGGTGATTCATCCGTGTGTTCACGTTGGATCACGCGATCGCAGCCTTCAGGAATGATGGCTCCAGTGAAGATCCGAATGATGCCAGATTCGTTCCGTATCGGTGGAGCGGCACCCGGAACACTTTCCGCAACCACAGCGACCTCGCCAGTCTCCGCCAAGTCGGATTCACGTATGGCGTAGCCATCCATCGCGGAGACATCCGCCGCGGGACTGTCTCGATCGGCGGTGATGGGCGTCGCGAGCACTCGACCAAGAACTCGTCGCAACGCCGCCGCGTCACTTGAAAACGGAACGGTTTCTTTCGCCGTCGCGGTCAAACTCTCCGCCAAGGCATCGATGGCTTCTGCTGGTGACTGAAAAGCGAACATGGAGTTGGATGACATGCGACGAATGCAGTTTGGTGACGGGGCCGTTGCCGATGAGATCAGCTCGGCTCGGATGATAGGTCGTCGGGCGAATTGACATTGCGAAGACTGGCACGCGGCAGATCCACGCGAAGAAACGATTGCGTTTGCAAATGTCGGTACAAACTTCGGTGATGCGACTTCACGACACCCTCGATTGCCGGCAAACAACGCCTCGGATAGATCGCCACGAGGGGTTGCAAGCGTTCTTCGGTTTCATCGTTGGCGACCACGATTAGTTCAGGATCATTTTGCCAGACTTGCACCAATTCTTGCAGGTCCGTCGCGGTCAATTCCGGCAGGTCCACCGGAGTGAAGAGGCACGCGGCATGGCCACTGACTTGAGCGCGCAGCAGACATCGCCAAACTCCCACCGCGGGACCTTGATTGGGAAGCGTATCGGGGATGCGAATGATCGATGACGACGAAAGCAGACCGTCACTCAGAGGCAGCTGGTCGTCGTCTTTCGGCAGACTCAGCAGAACCTTCTCTCCGGTCACCTGCCGCATCCGCTGGATCGCGTGACTCAGAAAGCTGCCGCCGGTTGAATGCGGCAGCAACGCTTTGGGTTGCCCCATGCGACTGGACAATCCACCCGTCAACACCGCGCCGATCAGGCGAGTTGGAACCGGATCATGGTCGAATCGGTCTTCCATGATGAGCGGGCATTGCGATCGAGGTGGAATCGCACCGCCGGGTGATTCACTTGGCGACGCGACGTTGGTAATCAGGCCAGACTTCTTCGACGAACTTTTCTTCGCCCAACGTGATGGTCTCATTCACGTTTAAGTTGCCTTTGACGATGTGAGCCGAGTTCAAAGCGTAGAATCCAGGAACGCTGCTGACAACATTCGGCAACCGAGTCGAATAGTCGATCGTTGCCAAAGCGGCGACATACTTGGCTCGCGCAATCTTGAAGTCGATGACTTGGTCACGCGAAAAGTGGTCGTACATCTTTTCAAGCGTCGACAAACACTTCTCTTTGTAATCCTCGTCTGATTCGTTCAAGCCTTCATGATCGTCCGGCAAATACTTGGGCAAGTAAACCAGATGATTGCCACCCAACTGCGATTCTGAATTAACGATCGTCGACATCTCGATGACCGCGGTCAGCGGGACCCAAGTGTCGGTGATGTTCGTCACGTAGTATTCGCTAATCGGTTTCTTCATCAGCATCGAGGCACAGACCACGCCGAGATAACGAATGCCGCGATGACGTTTCTTTTCCTCGTCGGACAATTGCGGAACCGTATCCGCGATCACGGGCGAAGCGATGGTGCTGACGACATTGTCAAACGTCTCCACCCGTCCGTCGCCAAAGTCGACACGGAACGTGCCATCTTCCAGCTTGCGGACTTCTTTCGCGGGAGACGAAACCAACGTTTTCGCACCGCGATCTTCCAACCACTGCACCCATTTTTCCAGAATCGTCGCGTAGCCGCCGGGCACGTAGCCAAACATCTCCGTCTTCATGCCGCTTCGGCGGGCTTTGTACATGCGAGCGGTATGGGCCCAAATGAACGCCGCCGAAGTCTGCTTGTAGGCTTCACCGAGTTTGGCTTTCAGCAGCGGCTGCCAGATCTTTTCAAAGACGCCCTTGCCGGACCAACGTCGCAACCACTTTTCGACTGAAAGCTTTTCCAGTCGTCGCCAATTCTTGATCTTCGACGCGTAAAAAATCGTCCCGCCGAGCCGTAGTTTCTCGATCAGGTTCAGCGGTGGGAACTTCAGAAATTCCGCCGTGTTGCTCATCGAAAGCAGTTGGCCATCGGAGTAGAAACCGGTCTTGGTTTCCACCCAATCCATTTGGCTTTCAAGGTCCAAGTCTTTCAGCAGGTCTCGCAGCTTGGTGTCGCTCAACAGCGTCACGTGATAGAAGCGATCCCAAACCACATCGCCAAGTTGCCAAGCA is a genomic window of Rhodopirellula halodulae containing:
- a CDS encoding NAD(P)/FAD-dependent oxidoreductase, yielding MSVAVPTQPTNESSTTQPTSTADGAPSSRWLVIGGGVMGLQVARDLIQRGQNVTIAEAAPTFGGLTSAWQLGDVVWDRFYHVTLLSDTKLRDLLKDLDLESQMDWVETKTGFYSDGQLLSMSNTAEFLKFPPLNLIEKLRLGGTIFYASKIKNWRRLEKLSVEKWLRRWSGKGVFEKIWQPLLKAKLGEAYKQTSAAFIWAHTARMYKARRSGMKTEMFGYVPGGYATILEKWVQWLEDRGAKTLVSSPAKEVRKLEDGTFRVDFGDGRVETFDNVVSTIASPVIADTVPQLSDEEKKRHRGIRYLGVVCASMLMKKPISEYYVTNITDTWVPLTAVIEMSTIVNSESQLGGNHLVYLPKYLPDDHEGLNESDEDYKEKCLSTLEKMYDHFSRDQVIDFKIARAKYVAALATIDYSTRLPNVVSSVPGFYALNSAHIVKGNLNVNETITLGEEKFVEEVWPDYQRRVAK
- a CDS encoding molybdenum cofactor guanylyltransferase yields the protein MEDRFDHDPVPTRLIGAVLTGGLSSRMGQPKALLPHSTGGSFLSHAIQRMRQVTGEKVLLSLPKDDDQLPLSDGLLSSSSIIRIPDTLPNQGPAVGVWRCLLRAQVSGHAACLFTPVDLPELTATDLQELVQVWQNDPELIVVANDETEERLQPLVAIYPRRCLPAIEGVVKSHHRSLYRHLQTQSFLRVDLPRASLRNVNSPDDLSSEPS
- a CDS encoding molybdopterin molybdotransferase MoeA, with the protein product MSSNSMFAFQSPAEAIDALAESLTATAKETVPFSSDAAALRRVLGRVLATPITADRDSPAADVSAMDGYAIRESDLAETGEVAVVAESVPGAAPPIRNESGIIRIFTGAIIPEGCDRVIQREHTDESPTISNAATANLGTVRWRDIARTIPAGANIRRQGENLSEGSVAVPSGLELTSPRLAALTNFGVQECCLHRPVRVGILTTGDELEGADTQDLPPWKIRNSNASALLGLLANRPFIDVGEPSHAVDEPETLRAAVEQAISRNDVVLMTGGVSMGDYDYVPRILREVGAEIVFHKLPLRPGKPILGAVHSGDTASTLILGLPGNPVSATMGARRFAMPLIQKMAGIQYWQERASHVTLRELGPKTLPLHWMRGVRLVEPGVAELVIGQGSGDLASLALTDGFIEMPPQANHAGPWPFFAW
- a CDS encoding PDZ domain-containing protein, which gives rise to MHPACSIRQSTRITGLICLSLVASVAVAQPPEEIAAQIESLSSDSYLRRENATEWLLNAGPAAIDPLVEVLERGDLETTQRAIRILHAIAVNSPIIEGERGQPKLATRDPNTPDPWETLLQLSTMGGSRGERATMAVEEITQVRRVQTVQTLSLQGALIGIQEFVYGARKELASVVEISDAFQGDDSLLQLLRWVDKIEYARVEGSAIRPDVLRGVVQMPDLKTLSLLYGELDEETLKVIGDLSSIDHLEFRYVTLNDEMLDSVAKLPIRISLTLNGTDVTKDRVEALRQTLPGLKIEYKFGGFLGVRCNDTLNECIIQSVVDGSGAQAAGLRTGDVIISADGNTIKRFADLQAVINTHTPGESLEIGYRRNRVEFQTKAKLGKMTEP
- a CDS encoding ammonium transporter: MLSRVLVVVFLLAWIVGGPMAGPTSSKLMAQDEVAETATEETSSVEAAEEPAATEEPEAEAAEAPTLESLQAGVDEAKLAGHNGWMLVCCALVLFMTAPGLAMFYGGLVRRKNVLSVMMQCIFLMGMMTVLWALYGYSFAFGGSGGWFGNTEYLFMNGVQRYWDDAAGAPVTPMEGSMTRMTHMLFQGMFFIITPALICGAFAERMKFSAMVVFSILWGTLIYCPLTHWVWDEGPLSYFAGDEAILGGALDFAGGTVVHISSGISALVAALLIGPRMGYPREPLQPHNLTYTALGAAMLWVGWFGFNAGSELASDDLTSSAFAVTHFSAAAGAVAWVMLEWLVLGKPTVLGASSGAVAGLVCITPAAGFVQPMPALIMGALAGAVCYWACSTLKHKLRYDDALDAFGVHGVGGTLGAILTGVFTTRATWDVSNGQPIGLIESGGDMTLVIGQIAAVVVTYVFAGVGSLILLKLIDVVIGLRVPAESEQRGLDISDHGEEGYQFA